GTAAAAATTTCTCAGACTGCAATAAACAGTACTTTCAGCTTGTCTTCTTTTCGACATAAGATCGTTGACGAAGGAATTGAATTCGCATAAAATAACTGTGTGCCATTTCCGAATATCGAACAACCAAAGTAGCTGTTAATACAAATAACAGAAACTCTGTCTGTCTGTCTGAGACACCTTAAAATGAAATAATCTAACAAATGACTAGGACAGATAGAGTAATTTCTTGCCAACCTCCATTATAAATTCACTAAAAACCACACACAAGAAACAACAACCAAAATAACTCAAAATTCGGGATGACAATGAATCAGGTCAGACCAGTTTTTAAAACACTCCTCCTCATACTAACAATCCTCACAACACAAGCCATAGCAGAGCAATGTGGAAGGCAAGCAGGAGGAGCCCTATGCCCAGGCGGGTTATGCTGCAGTCAATTCGGGTTTTGTGGCTCTAACGACCCGGCGTACTGCGGTCAAGGTTGCCAAAGCCAATGCGGAGGATCATCACCTACACCCGGACCTCCAACACCCCTTTCACAATTAATTACGTCCGATTTGTTTAACCAATTTCTTAAGCATCGTAACGATAACGCTTGTCCAGCTAAAGGGTTTTATACTTATAACGCTTTTATTACTGCTGCTCGTAGTTTTCCTTCGTTTGGTAGTACGGGAGATAATACTGTTCGTAAGAGGGAAATTGCTGCTTTTTTTGGTCAAACTTCTCATGAAACCACAGGTTACCTTCGATCGTTGACTTTTTATGTGCTTATAAATCGTATAAATTCATTATGTATTTATGTTTATAATTTAATGATGACGGATTCAACAAAAAATGCACTCTAAATGGGATTTACTTCTTTTTATTGTCGATAGATaattatttggattttttttgtCGTTTTGCATTATTTAAAACAATTTCTCATTAGTGGAAATTTTGGCGTATACAATTGTTgatacaattggtctcccttgtgacgggttaccatttgtgacggatattttgtgagataaaatggtaacaaaatgggttagtggagaaaggggaccacgtgaatagtgttgcagaaagagaaaaagtgggtacattgtgaggtaaaatggtatccgtcttcagcttgtgacggatatgtcatgtcttcaatgagaatttgggTTGTTGATAAAGATCTTTCTAGTAGAGGTGTTCTCGGGCCGGGCTCTACTGGTCAGGGCCTAAGACCCGTGAGTGAGGCGGGTCGGGCTGTGCCGTGGGAGATATAACTCGGGCTAGGCCCGTGTTCTGTTTTAGACGAGCCAAGGGCAAGCTTtaccaattttttttatttttttgctaaaatggcggGCTAGGCTGGAAATTTAGGATCCGGGCCAAGAGCGGGCCAAACCGGGCCTATCAAGTCGCCAAAAATAACGGAGCAAGGGCGGGCCGGTTCGGCCCGTGCTAATGGCCAACTCTTTGTAGAAGTCTTTTAACAACATTCAACAATTTATGTACTTCATGTAACATATCTTTGTtttgtatatataaaatgaaatggTGAGAATTTTAAATTAGGAAGCCGTGACGACGGAACCAAATCTAGACGTCTAGCAAAGGTGATCACTCCCTAGACAACGAAACTTCTAaaacttaaataaattttttttttttaatttatcttGGCACCCGCGAACTATAAGGGGTGTACCTGGTCACCCCTCGACAGAACATTTTTAAACATTTGAATatatttttcgaatttttttctaGTTTATCTTATCGACTGCAAACTATATGAATTATATAGGAGGATGGGCAACTGCACCAGATGGACCATATGCATGGGGATACTGCTTCAAGAAAGAGAGCACTGATGCATCATACTGTGATCAAAGTGCTCAATTTCCTTGTGCACCTGGGAAGAAGTACTATGGCCGTGGACCTATTCAACTTTCACAGTCAAGTTTCCTAACTCTTCACCTTTTTCATAAAAAAATATTACGATATCTGTTTCAGTTAATATTTTACGTTTATCTTATTATTCCCTCCATCTTGGTCAATTATTgtcttttggttttggcacaaagacccaGGAAAGAGAAatgagccaattactaaatgacaagtgaaacAAATTGAGTGAATTGCTTATTACGTTCAtccttaaaatagaaaggacagaAAATAATTGAGACACCCaatatgaaaaaggacaacaaatgaccggaacagagggagtatttgttaTTATTCCCTCCGTTCCAGTCATATGTTTACACTTTCTTTATTTCCCTTACACAAAATAAAAGAAGGGGCCTCATAACTCCACGACTAAAGTCAAGTGCCACGAAAATCTGTAAGGCAGATTGTCACATCAGTG
The Silene latifolia isolate original U9 population chromosome 11, ASM4854445v1, whole genome shotgun sequence genome window above contains:
- the LOC141610646 gene encoding putative inactive chitinase-like protein LaCIC, whose protein sequence is MTMNQVRPVFKTLLLILTILTTQAIAEQCGRQAGGALCPGGLCCSQFGFCGSNDPAYCGQGCQSQCGGSSPTPGPPTPLSQLITSDLFNQFLKHRNDNACPAKGFYTYNAFITAARSFPSFGSTGDNTVRKREIAAFFGQTSHETTGGWATAPDGPYAWGYCFKKESTDASYCDQSAQFPCAPGKKYYGRGPIQLSHNVNYGQAGKAIGVDLLNNPDLVETDPVISFKTAIWFWMTKQPPKPSCHDVITGRWTPSGADTSAGRLPGYGVITNIINGGLECGRGPDGRVADRIGFYKRYCDILKVGYGNNLDCYNQRSFANALLMSVI